The following is a genomic window from Clostridium sp..
TTGGCGAATTCATCTTCCTCATACAACAACTCCAGATTCCTATCCTCCGTATTCTTCAATTCCTCTTTTTTTACTTCAATAGATTTTCCCAGCCTGTTCATCAACTTCAAATCATACTTTAAATTGCTGTAGAGCTTATTTTCATCTTCCGAGATTTCCCTCTTTATACTTTCAATTTTGATATCTATAACTTTAATGTTCTTCTCTATATTATTGAGTTTTTCCTTTATAATCATATAATTCTTCTTCTCTTCTTCAAACTCTTTTTTGATTTTTTTCATATGATTCAAGTTCTCATCATTCTTGGGCTTCTTTTCTGAATTTTTTACTATTTGTATGTTCTCCTGAATTTGAATTAATAGATCTAGCATATAATAAATTCCTCCTTATTTTCAATTTGCTTGTTTCAAGATAAATGGGGACAAAAAAAGTAGAAATGAACATATAATTCACTTCTACTTATCACTTATATTTGTACGGATCTGCATTTGTCTTAGACAAAATAACATTATTTTGAAATCCCATAGCTTCTATTCTATTCTTCAAATAATCTGCTACCCTGGAAATAGCTGGCCACTCAGTTCCAAAATGTCCTGCATCTATGACAGCTATACCTTCTTCATTAAAATCACTTACATAATGATAGGTTGTATCTCCTGTTATAATACAATCTGCCCCCAACATTTTTGCCTTGTAAAAATAGTCCTTTCCACTTCCATTTATAACAGCAACCTTTTTTATGATTTTATTGTCATCTCCAACATATCTCAAATGCTTGATTTGTAATTTTTCCTTTACTTGAACACAGAGTTCTGCTAGGGTAATAGAACTTTCAAGCTCTGAAAACCTTCCTATTCCTGAATGTGATGTAAAATAATCCCTGTCAATGCAGCAGTGTTCAATAATACTGGAGTTTTTAAAATTCAGCATCTGCATTATTATATCATTCAAGCCCCCAAAAGTAGAATCCAGATTAGTATGACTTGAATATACATTTATATCATTTTTTATAAGTTTAATTATCTTAAGTCCGGTAAGCGTATCTGTGGTTATTGATTTAGGTTTTGAAAACAGGAGTGGATGATGGGTAAAAATAAGATTGCAGCCGTTATTTTTTGCCTCTTCAATTACCTCCAGAGTGCAGTCCAGTGAAACCAGAACAGACTTAACTTCATTTTTCATGTTTCCTATCATCAAGCCGACATTATCATAGTCTTCCTTCAATCTTGAAGGTGCATATTGTTCCATTATGTCGTGTATATCCTTTACTTTCAGAGGCATTTAATCAACTCCTGTAATCTAATTATCTTTCTCTCCAAATCTGACTTTTTCTTTTTGGCAGACTTGCTTTCTTCCCCTATATAACCAAGTATATTTTCATACTTTTGTATCTTTCGGTTTATAAATTTTGCGAGAAGTGGATGTTTCTTTTCCAATAATTTTTCACCGACTTCATAAAATATACAGTCTGATTTTCTTATATTGTTACCATACTCTATTTTTATTATCTCATAAAATATATTTTCGTCAATACACAAATCTTCATCAATTATTTTAAATCCTGCATTATATATGTACTTTCTAAGTACCTCGGGATTTTGAACAGGCTGGAGTATAAAATTTTTAGCACTTTTAAATACAGAAATATTCTCATTTATTATGTCTCTTATGAGATTCCCGCCCATTCCTGCAATTACAATCACCTGGGCCTCTCCCGATGTTATGGTATTAAGACCGCTTCCAAGCCTGCACTCTATTTTATCCTGCAGTCCTTCCACCCTTATGTTTATATTGGCCTTGTTTATCGGGCCCTTGTTTATGTCTGACGCTATTGCCCTGCTGCATATGTTGTTTTTCACAAGATATACTGGAATATATGCATGATCGGTACCTATATCAGCCATACAATCGCATCTGTCCACCATATCACATATACTTTTCAATCTTAAACTGAGATTCATGTTTTATCTCCATTTCCAATGATCTAAAATTCTATTTAAAAGTTAATATTACTCTCATCTGCATCATTAAAAACACAACAGCTGCTATTATGGCTATGAGCATAAACTTATAGGAAGACTTTCTGTCGTATTTTGCATATAAGAAACCTGCATAATACATACAAAACAATATAGCCATATTAAGCAGGCCGTAACTCATCTGTTTAAATGCAAACTGCTTTCCCGTTCCGAATTTTTCAGGTGTAAAATCCGTATTGAATGTCAAAGGCATTCTTGCTGGAATTGTATTGCTGAAATACATTATTATAGGATTTAGGGTAATTATAATTACAACTACTGCTGCTATTGAAAAAAGCAGTAGAAATTTCCTGTCCCTTTTGATGCCTGGGGTTTTCACAGCACTGTTTTCCCAGCTTGATTTTTTTACACCCCTGAACTCGATTTGTTTTTCAAAATCGTCAAAATCATCAGGTGAAATGCCGTAATTGGCAGTAATGGTATTTAAATATATTATATTTTTCATAGAGGTAACAAACATATATGTAGTTCCAATTTTATCTATAAAGGATTTACCAATGGCAAAATTATTTTTTCCATGCCCCGACAATTTTACACCTTTTATATGTCCATGAGATTTTTGATATGCATTAATCGAAGAAAAAGGTATCCTCTCTTTCTTCAATCCAAATATACTGTTTATATATACAGCCGATTCATCTATAGAATAGCTGAGAGTCCTGCATAGGGCAATATAATAGATCTCATATATATTGAATATTATCAAAGTCAATTTTAAGAGATTTGACAGTTCATAGGAATCTATAAAATAGTAAATCAGCAAAAATATGATATTGTACAGCACAGTTATTCCCAAAATGTAATATATTCCCATACCCTTTGCAGATTTATAATTTTTCAAACCATCACCTCCCTGAATACAATTATAACATATATCTGATTTCAGTTATAATTAAAAGCACCTTTACAGGGTGCTTTAATCCAGATAATCCTTTAATTTTTTGCTTCTGCTTGGATGTCTCAGCTTTCTGAGTGCCTTTGCCTCTATCTGTCTTATTCTCTCTCGTGTAACGTTGAATTTTTTCCCCACCTCTTCCAAAGTCCTGGCTCTGCCGTCATCAAGTCCGAATCTCAATCTCAGCACTTTTTCCTCTCTTGGAGTTAAGGTGTCAAGTACATTTATAAGCTGTTCCTTGAGCATGGTAAAAGCTGCAGCTTCTGCAGGGGCTGGTGCCTCATCATCCGGTATAAAATCTCCAAGATGGCTGTCTTCCTCTTCACCAATAGGTGTCTCCAATGATACTGGTTCCTGGGCTATTTTCATTATTTCTCTTACCTTATCCACCGGCATTTCCATTATTTTTGCCACTTCTTCAGGCTGCGGCTCTCTTCCAAGTTCCTGGAGGAGCTGTCTTGAAACCCTTATAAGCTTATTTATTGTTTCTACCATATGAACAGGTATCCTTATGGTCCTGGCCTGGTCTGCAATAGCTCTAGTTATAGCCTGCCTTATCCACCATGTAGCATAGGTACTGAATTTAAATCCCTTTCTGTAATTGAATTTTTCCACTGCCTTTATAAGTCCCAGATTTCCTTCCTGAATAAGATCCAGAAACAGCATTCCCCTGCCAACATATCTCTTGGCTATACTGACAACTAATCTTAAATTTGCCTCTGCCAACTTTTTCTTCGCAATTTGATCTCCATTTTCAATCCTCTGTGCCAGATCAACTTCCTCTTCAGGAAGAAGCAGGGGCACTTTCCCTATTTCTTTCAAATACATTCTAACAGGATCATCTATTGCTACTCCCTCAGGTACGGACAGATCCAAATTCTTATCTTCTTCTGCATCTTCATGCATGTCACCTATTACTTCAATACCCATAGATTCCAGCACTTCATATATCTTCTCTATTTGTTCCGGATTTAAGTCCACTTCTTCCAGTTCATTCATTATTTCTTTGTAAGTTAGGCTGTTAGTCTTCTTACCTTTTTCTATAAGTTTTTTGACTATCTGCATTTTTGAACTTTTATCCTTCATTTTTTTGCCTCCCTTAACCATTACTGTATTTCACCAATCCTTTTTTGAATTTTTATAAGTTCCTGTGCCAATTTAAGTGATTCATCAAATTTTCCCTGGATTTCATACTGCTTTATCCTATCAATAACCCTTAATTTATATTGTTCCAATCTATGTTTTTTTATCTTGTTTACAAAACTATCTACCATATATTTATAATCATAATTTCCATATATAATCTGCGTATCCAATATATTGACCCATTCTTTGGATGTATCAACATCATTGCATTTAGCTTCTATATGAACAATTCTATGTGATTTATCCAAACTCGAACTTTCAAAAATATATTTATAAATTTTTTTATGACTTTCAAGTATTAGTTCATCTTCATTTAAATTGTCCCGTACATATTTCAATGCATCATTGTCCTGCAATATCAATTTGAGAAGTGACCTCTCCGCTTTTAAATATGCAGGTTCTAAATATAATTTTTGTCCAAAATACTCATCTGTATTCATATTTGAAGCTTTTTTTGTATTTTTTTGAATATTTCCATTTAGCATGTCATAAAGTACCTGAAGCCTTATTCCGGTTTCTTCAGATAACTTTTTTATATAGATTTCATTTTCTATTGGATCAACATCTTTTAGTACAGTTAAAACACGTTCAGTATATTTTATTTTACTCTCATAATCATCTGGATTTAAACTCTTTCTGATACTTTCAATTCTATAGTCTGTAAGTGGAAGGGATTTTTCAACCAATTTCAAGAATTCCTCTTTCCCATTTTTCCTGATAAATTCATCCGGATCTTTCCCACTTGGTATCATAAGAACTCTTACATCCAGTCCGGCATTTTTCAGTATGTTCAATCCCCTTAAAGTCGCCATCTGTCCTGCAGTATCTGCATCATAAGCTATTATTACCCTATCCGCATATCTCTTCATGAGCTTTGCCTGACCTGTAGTAAGGGCAGTACCTAAAGATGCCACAGTATTTGTAATACCACCCTGATGAAGTGATATGCAGTCCATATATCCTTCTACCATGATCAAGCTTTTAGATGTATTGTCTTTTATTGCAAAATTCAATCCGTATAGATTAGTACCCTTTTTAAATAGAGCAGTTTCTGGAGAATTCAAATACTTAGGTTTTGAATCATCCATAACCCTTCCTCCAAATCCTATAATCCTCCCTCTATAATCAAATACCGGAAAAATTATCCTATTCCTAAATCTATCATAATAATTTCCCTGACGATTTTTTATTATAAGTCCATCCGATAACATATCCAGTTCAGTAAAACCCTTTCTCTTTAAATATCTGAGCATGGCATTCCAGCTGTCAGCAGAATATCCCAGCCCAAATTTTCTCATGGTATTTACTGTTATTTCCCTATTCAAAAGATAATTCCTTGCTCTTTCATTCCTATTAAGACAGGAAAAAAAATATCTGGCAGCTTCAACATTCAATCTATATAATTTTTCAAAACTATTTCCTCTGCTCCCGTTTTTATTCCCATCATACTCCAAATCTATGTTTGCCCTTTCAGCTAATAGCTTAACTGCCTCCGGAAAGCTCATGTTTTTTGTCTTCATGACAAAGGTTATGACATTTCCCGCTTCCCCACACCCAAAACATTTATATATCTGTTTTTCTTCAGATACGCTGAAGGACGGAGTTTTTTCATGGTGAAAAGGGCATAACCCCACATAATTTCTTCCGGTTCTTTTTAACTTTACAGTTTCAGATATTACATCAACTATATTATTTTCATCCTTTACTTTTTGAATGACATCTTCCGATATCACAAAGCAACTACCACCTATCTGAAATTATTGTACCAAGTTTTAATATATTCGACAGAAAATATTATATTCCTGCTTTATATTGTATTTTTTATTTTTTTAACTTGTTAATCTACTATATATATTCTTTACAAATACTAAATATCCTTCAACAAATAAAATATTTAATACGAACATTTCTATTTTACCCATATGCTATTAAAAAATATTCCTAATATACCATATTTTTAGGTATGTATATGTCATTGAACAACATCAAACAATAATCATCACTCATCCCTGATATATAATCAGTTACCCCCCTTAAAAGTCCTTCCATTTCGACTATCTTTCTATAAAACCCGGGCATTTTATCGGGATATTTATAAAAGTGATTGAATACCTGCCTTAATACAAACTTTGCCTTTTGTCTTTCCTCCTTGAGGAAATTGCCATGATATATTTCTTCAAACATGAAATTTCTAAGTTCATCCAAAGCCTTAAATACCTCGCTGCTCAACGAAACTTTCATTATTCCCTTTTTAATATTCTCTATAGTTGTATATATGCAGTCGGTAACCAATGTATTAATTCTCTCGCTGTTTGTTTTTCCAAGAATGCATCTGGGATTTTGCGGCAGATCGTCTGACTTCAAAATACCTGCCCTTATTGAATCGTCTATATCATGATTTATGTAAGCTATTTTATCACTGTACTTAACTACCTGTCCTTCAAGGGTAAATGCCGCTATTTCAGGATTTGAAAATCCACTGTGTTTTAAGACACCGTCCAGCACTTCCCTGGTCAAATTAAGTCCTTTTCCGTCTTTTTCTATTCTCGTCAATACTCTTATACTGTTTTCAGTATGTTTAAAACCTCCGGGGACTAATTCATTCAGCACCTCTTCGCCGCTGTGTGCAAAAGGTACATGTCCTATATCATGCGCCATGGCTATAGCTTCTATCAAATCTTCATTCAAGCCAATTCCCTTGCCTATAGTTTTACCGATCTGATTTACTTCCAGCGTGTGGGTAAGCCTTGTTCTATAATGATCCCCATATACTCTTATATATACCTGTGTCTTATGCTTGAGCCGTCTAAATGATTTACTGTGGATGATCCTGTCCCTGTCAACCATAAACGCAGTTCTTATGTTGTCACTTTCTTCATATTCATATCTTCCTTTCGTCCTGCAGGAAAATGCTGCCTGAGGTATCAATATCAATTTTTCCTTTTGTTCTATCTGCTCTCTTATTAGCATATAAATCACCCTAGATTATTAATTCTACTTTTACTTTCAAAATTCCTTTTTAATGATAATGTATAATGTAAAAAAATATTTAATATTATTATAGAGAAGTATTTTTTAAGGGGTCTGGTAAATGGATATAAATTTATTATCTGAAGAAAATGTAAAAAAATACGTACTTCCCTATTATGATCTTCAGAATGCTGATATAAATAGAATAAAATTCAAGAATACAGAAAAACAGAGAGCCGTATATAAAGTGGATCATTCAGGTAAGAGCTATTGTTTAAAAAAAGTATATTTTGATGAAGCTGAACTTCTATTTGTATATTCTGCAGTAGAATGGCTTTACAGAAATAATATAAATGTTCCCAGAATTCTAGCTACAAATAACCATGGCAGATTTGTAAAATATGAAAATATGCTTTTTATACTCACTCCATGGATATTAGGTGAAAAATGCAATTATGACAGTATAAATGATGTAATCGCTGCAATTTCAAATTTGTCCCATATGCATAATGCGAGCAGAAATTTCAGTCCCATTTCTGGAAGCAGTATAAGAAAAAATTTTGAACACATAAGTCTATCTTTCCAAAAACACCTTAATCAACTTTTAAATTGTTCAAATTTAGCTTTCCATCATGATGACAATTTTTCAGAGCTGTTTATGGAAAATTTCGACGAAAATTACATTCTGGCTGAAATATCTTCCAAGATATCACAGACTATAGATTATGACAAATTACATTCGTCACTGTGTCATCTTGATTATGTAAATAAAAATATAATATTTGATAGCAGCAGAAATATCTGGATAATAGATTTTGACAAATGTACTACGGCACACTGCTCTCATGATATATCCTATTTTTTGAGAAGATTTTTAAAAAGGACAAATACAAACTGGAACCTGGATTATGCAGAAGCCTGTCTGGAAGCCTATGAGGAAAATTCCCCCCTGAATTTGGACGATTACAAGTATATAATTTCATATTTGTCTTTTCCTCAAAAATTTTGGAAAATATCACGGGATTATTACAATAATATAACCAAGTGCAATCACAATTCTTTTTTTTATATACTTAAAAAAACATCAGATAATACAGCTGCGCAGTTAGAATTCATAATTCAATTTGGAAAATATGTTGAAAAAAAATTTAATACAATGCTGAAGTAAACTTGAAAAACGCCATAAAATAAATTTTACGGCGTTTTAATATATAACTTTTTAATATTTATCTAGGATTTTTCACCTGTGCCTGAGCTGCTGCAAGTCTTGCCAGAGGAACTCTAAACGGTGAACACGAAACATAATCAAGTCCTATATTGTGACAGAACTCTACAGATGATGGATCTCCTCCATGTTCTCCACATATTCCAAGATGTATGTCAGGTCTTGTCTTTCTTCCCAGCTTGACTGCTATATCCACCAGCTTTCCTACACCCTTCTGGTCCAGTCTCTGGAATGGATCGAATTCATATATCTTATTATCATAATAATAATTCAGGAATTTTCCAGCATCATCCCTTGAAAAACCGAATGTCATCTGAGTCAGGTCATTTGTTCCAAAAGAGAAAAATTCAGCTTCCTCCGCTATTTCATCTGCTGTAATAGCAGCTCTAGGTATTTCTATCATAGTACCAACCTTGTACTTTAAATCAATTCCAGATTTCTCTATTATTTCATCTGCAACTCTTACAATTATATCCTTAACATACTTCAATTCCTTGAGTTCTCCCACAAGAGGTATCATTATCTCAGGAACAATATCATATCCTTTTCTCTTCTTAACATCTATTGCGGCCTCGATTATAGCCCTGGTCTGCATTTCCCCTATTTCAGGATATGAAACTGTAAGTCTGCATCCCCTGTGTCCCATCATAGGATTGAATTCATGAAGTGATTCTATTGTTGACTTTAATTCCTCAAAACTTATATTCATTTCCTTTGCCAGACCTTGTATATCTTCATCCTCTGTCGGCAGGAATTCATGAAGAGGAGGATCCAGAAATCTAATTGTAACGGGTCTTCCTTCCATTGCCTCATATATACCTATAAAATCCTCTTTCTGCATAGGAAGTATACTGTTCAGTGCCGCCCTTCTCTGTTCTTCATTATTTGATACTATCATCCTTCTAACAGCTGGTATTCTATCTTCATCAAAGAACATATGCTCTGTTCTGCAGAGTCCTACACCTTCCGCACCAAATTTAACTGCCTGTGCTGCATCTCTTGGAGTATCCGCATTTGTTCTTACCTTTAATTTTCTAATACTATCAGCCCATCCCATGAATATTCCAAAATATCCCGTTATTTCCGGTGCAGTTGTCTTTATTGCTTCTCCATATACATTTCCAGTGCTTCCATCCAGTGATATGTAATCACCCTCTTTATAAGTTTTGCCAAGCACTTCAAGTATCTTTTCAGTTTCATTTACATTTATATCTCCACATCCTGCCACGCAGCATCTACCCATGCCTCTTGCTACAACCGCTGCATGGGATGTCATTCCACCCCTTACTGTAAGTATTCCTTCTGCTGCCACCATCCCTTCTATATCTTCAGGAGATGTTTCAAGTCTTACAAGTATTACCTTTTCACCCTGATCATGATGCTTTTTTGCGGAATCCGCTGTAAAATAAATCTTTCCGCAGGCAGCTCCTGGTGATGCAGGAAGTCCAGTTGCAATTACAGCAGCTTTTCCCAGTTTATTTTTATCAAAATTAGGATGCAGAAGAGTATCAAGCTGTTTAGGTTCAACTTTCAAGAGAGCTTCCTCTTTAGTTATAAGGCCTTCATTTACCATATCAACTGCTACCTTAAGTGCAGCCTGTGCAGTTCTTTTTCCATTTCTAGTCTGTAGAAAATACAATTTTCCCTGCTCTATGGTAAACTCCATATCCTGCATATCCTTATAGTGCTTTTCAAGATTATGTGCAATCTTGACAAACTGATCATAACATTCAGGAAGATCCTCTTCCAATTTGGCTATTGGCTGGGGAGTTCTTACACCTGATACAACATCTTCACCCTGGGCGTTTATAAGATATTCACCAAATATATTTTTTTCTCCCGTCGCCGGATTTCTTGTAAAAGCAACTCCGGTACCTGAAGTATTTCCCATATTTCCAAACACCATGCATTGAACGTTTACAGCAGTCCCCCAGTCCCCAGGAATATCATTCAGCCTTCTATATACTACTGCCCTTGGGTTCTCCCATGATCTGAATACCGCCGTAATGGCTTCAATAAGCTGTTCTCTTGGATCCTGCGGGAAGTCACTTCCTATATCATCCTTGTATATTTTTTTAAATCTTGCAATTGCATTTTTCAAATCTTCCGCAGTTAATTCTGTATCGTACTTTATTCCCTTGGAATCTTTTATTTCATCAAGCACATCTTCAAATTTTCTCTTTTCAATTCCCCTGACAACATCTGAAAACATCTGGATGAACCTTCTATAAGAATCATATGCAAATCTCTCATTATTTGTAAGCTTGGCTACTGCCTTTACCGAATCATCGTTTAATCCCAGATTCAATATTGTATCCATCATTCCAGGCATTGAGACTCTTGCTCCTGATCTTACTGAAACAAGCAAAGGATTGTCCAAACTTCCAAACTTCTTTCCTGTAGTCTCTTCAAGCTTTTTCAGGCTTGAGTAGATTTGATCTGTAATTTCATCATTTATTTTTTTCTTGTCTTCATGGTATTTGGTACATGCCTCTGTAGTTACAGTAAACCCATGTGGAACAGGTATTCCCAAATTAGTCATTTCTGCCAGATTGGCACCTTTCCCTCCAAGCAGATTCCTCATACCAGCATTTCCTTCACTGAAAAGATAAACATATTTTTTTCCTTCCATGAAATGTACATCCCCTTCTCTATAATATTTGCATTCAACTATATTGATTATATATAAACGGAATAACCCGTTTACTTGCCTTAATTATTTGTTTTTTCCCATTTTTACAAAGAGTCTTGTTATATTTGTTTTTGAAATCTTTCCCACTATCTTGAGTTTATCTTTAGAATCATTTTTAAACTTTTCAACTACTGGAAGGCTATCTACTTCATGTTCGATAATCTTCCGGGCTGCCAGATAAGCAGAATCCTTTCTCTCTACAAATATTATGTTAGGCATTCTGGTCATTATTATTCCAACAGGTACTTTGCGCATGTCAGTACCCCCTATAGCTATTTTCAAGAAATCCTTACGTGAAACAGCTCCGGTCAGGATACCTTCATTCTCTATAAAAAGAGTCCCAACATCATTTAAAAATAAATTGACTACTGCATCATATATATTAGTATTCTCATCAACCACAATTGGTTTTGACATTATGTTCTCAACACTTATATTCCTTATATAATCATATAAAAGACTATATGAAGGTTTTTTTGAATATATATAACCAACCTTTGGCTTAGCTTCCAATATTCCTGTCATAGTTAATACTGATAGATCCGATCTAAGTGCCGCTCTCGTAACTCCAACTCTGTCTGCTAGCTGCTCACTTGTTATAGGTGCATTTTCCTTGACTAATTCTATTATTTTATTTTGTCTGTTTGAAAATTTAATACCATCCACCTTCTTTCCACATAGTAAGCCATTGTTGAAAATCTACAGATTCAAATTTGCTTTTAAAGTTATTATACCACATATATATAATAAATAGTATAGCATTTTTATTTTTGTTCATACATTAATACATCTAGCCTAACAATATACTTTGCACTGTTCTGTTATAACTATATGCAATATGTGTTACACTAATTAAAATCCATATTATAGAAATAATTCCCCAATATTGTCCCGCCATAAATTGGCGGGACAATACCTAGCTCCTAATTTTCATTTTTATCTTCATTATCATCTTTTTTATCCTTACTATCATTATCATCTGTATCTATATCATCAAACTTTACAGTATACCTATAGGTAGTTTCATCACTGTGCTTTTTTGCAAATTTGTCTTTTACTGATGCAGCTGTATCGAAAACTTTGTCTTTAACATCATTTACAGTAGTTTTGACTCCATTTTTGATTATCTTGTTGACTACTTCCACGGTTCCGTCATCTTTAGTTATTTCTATAGTCACCTTTGTAAATACGGCTGTAAGTATTCCAATGGCAATCAGCGGCGGCCATACAAGTGCCGTAAGAGTAGCTACAATACCTGCGTTTACAGGAATATCTACAACAACTTTATCATCCCGCTTTATTTTTATTCTGTTTACATTGCCTTTTTTTACTGTATCTTTAAGCCATTCCATGAATTCATCCCTGGTAGTATAAATACTGTCCTTTGCAGTTTTCTTATTGTTTTCAATGTATATAAGAGCATCCACCACATTTCCATCACATGCTTCAAGTGCTTCCTTTGCATCGGCATAGCTTACACCAGTTCTTTCCCTTATAATATCGATTTTCTCCAATGTTATTTCACTCATTTTATCCTCTCCTCTTAATAATTTATTCTTTTATACTAGAGATGTAATTTAAAGTTTCAAGACTTTTGGGTTTTCTAAAGTAATTCTGAGATATAATAAGTTTAAGAATTCCATATATCTCACCTTTTATTTCCCTTGACAAATTTATCCTATATACTTTTTCAAGTGGTATTTTTGAAATATATTTGAGAGCATTAAAAGAAGCGTTCTTTACTGGCAGGCCGCCTGTTTTCTCGCATTCATCACATATACCTCCCAGATACTGCATGCTCAAATAATTGGAAGTATTTATCTTCTTTCTGCATATTGCACAATTTTCAAAATTTATTCCATAACCTGTAGCTTCCAGAATCTTTAGTTCAAAAGCTCTTGCAAGGGTTTCCATATCAACAGCATTATTTTTCATAAGATAAAGTGCAGTGACTAAATTTACAAACAAAAATCTGCTGCTTTCATGATCCTCCATTGCTATGTCAATTAATTCGCAAAAGTAAGATGCATAAGTTAAAGTATCCAAATCTCCAAGGAGATTCTGGAAGGAGTCTATTATACTGCCTTCATCTATAATATAAAACTTTTTTCCCCTGTAAAGTATATAATCACCATAACAGAACTGAAGTGTTGCAGAAAAAAGTTTATTTCTAGTTTTCTTTGCTCCTCTAACTATTGTAGATATTTTCCCCAATTCCTCAGTAAATAACCAGACAATTTTGTCATTTTCCCTTATATCCTGAGTCTTGATTATAACTGCACGTGTTTTTAATATAGTCAGAAAACCATCTCCCAATTTTTATTGTTTGTACCCAAGTTCTCTCAAAAGTCCACTGCTGTCTCTCCATTCCTTTTTAACTTTTACCCATATATTCAAGTACACTTTTGAATCTAGAAATTTCTCCATATCCTGCCTTGCATATGTGGATATCTTTTTTAGCATAAGCCCGCCCCTGCCTATTATTATTCCCTTGTGGGACATTTTCTCACATAGTATGGTGGCCTCTATATTGTAAATACCCTTTTTATTTTTTTTCATCGACATTATTTCAACAGCTATACCATGAGGTACCTCTTCAGACAATAATTTAAGAGCCTTTTCTCTTATAATTTCAGATATTATAAATCTTTCCTGTTTATCTATTATCATATCGTCAGGATAATATTTAGGTCCTTCTTTCATGTACTTTACTATGAGACTTTTAAGTTCCTCTATATTATTGCCTTTAAGTGCAGAAATAGGTATGTATTCTTTAAAATCAAATTCTTCCGAATACACTTTGAGAGTTTGGGCCACTTTATCCTGGGAATTCTCATCCACCTTGTTTAATACGAAAAATACCGGCACTTTGAATCCCTTCAAATCCTGCAATATACGTCTGTCTCCATTTTTCACCTTTCCTTCAGGCGTGGTCAGGAACAACACAAGATCCACATCTTTTAGT
Proteins encoded in this region:
- a CDS encoding zinc ribbon domain-containing protein; amino-acid sequence: MLDLLIQIQENIQIVKNSEKKPKNDENLNHMKKIKKEFEEEKKNYMIIKEKLNNIEKNIKVIDIKIESIKREISEDENKLYSNLKYDLKLMNRLGKSIEVKKEELKNTEDRNLELLYEEDEFAKKKITSKDKLIVLKDNFYKCKEIHNKEILKTREKVKEAEQNIRKLEKKIPKEILDKFYEILKVRGTGAAQLEGGICQGCRMKVSAITLDDISKNRSIVYCDNCGRIIYCNCNDKKLLEKTKIV
- a CDS encoding Nif3-like dinuclear metal center hexameric protein, which translates into the protein MPLKVKDIHDIMEQYAPSRLKEDYDNVGLMIGNMKNEVKSVLVSLDCTLEVIEEAKNNGCNLIFTHHPLLFSKPKSITTDTLTGLKIIKLIKNDINVYSSHTNLDSTFGGLNDIIMQMLNFKNSSIIEHCCIDRDYFTSHSGIGRFSELESSITLAELCVQVKEKLQIKHLRYVGDDNKIIKKVAVINGSGKDYFYKAKMLGADCIITGDTTYHYVSDFNEEGIAVIDAGHFGTEWPAISRVADYLKNRIEAMGFQNNVILSKTNADPYKYK
- a CDS encoding tRNA (adenine(22)-N(1))-methyltransferase, translated to MNLSLRLKSICDMVDRCDCMADIGTDHAYIPVYLVKNNICSRAIASDINKGPINKANINIRVEGLQDKIECRLGSGLNTITSGEAQVIVIAGMGGNLIRDIINENISVFKSAKNFILQPVQNPEVLRKYIYNAGFKIIDEDLCIDENIFYEIIKIEYGNNIRKSDCIFYEVGEKLLEKKHPLLAKFINRKIQKYENILGYIGEESKSAKKKKSDLERKIIRLQELIKCL
- a CDS encoding PH domain-containing protein codes for the protein MKNYKSAKGMGIYYILGITVLYNIIFLLIYYFIDSYELSNLLKLTLIIFNIYEIYYIALCRTLSYSIDESAVYINSIFGLKKERIPFSSINAYQKSHGHIKGVKLSGHGKNNFAIGKSFIDKIGTTYMFVTSMKNIIYLNTITANYGISPDDFDDFEKQIEFRGVKKSSWENSAVKTPGIKRDRKFLLLFSIAAVVVIIITLNPIIMYFSNTIPARMPLTFNTDFTPEKFGTGKQFAFKQMSYGLLNMAILFCMYYAGFLYAKYDRKSSYKFMLIAIIAAVVFLMMQMRVILTFK
- the rpoD gene encoding RNA polymerase sigma factor RpoD; the protein is MKDKSSKMQIVKKLIEKGKKTNSLTYKEIMNELEEVDLNPEQIEKIYEVLESMGIEVIGDMHEDAEEDKNLDLSVPEGVAIDDPVRMYLKEIGKVPLLLPEEEVDLAQRIENGDQIAKKKLAEANLRLVVSIAKRYVGRGMLFLDLIQEGNLGLIKAVEKFNYRKGFKFSTYATWWIRQAITRAIADQARTIRIPVHMVETINKLIRVSRQLLQELGREPQPEEVAKIMEMPVDKVREIMKIAQEPVSLETPIGEEEDSHLGDFIPDDEAPAPAEAAAFTMLKEQLINVLDTLTPREEKVLRLRFGLDDGRARTLEEVGKKFNVTRERIRQIEAKALRKLRHPSRSKKLKDYLD